GATGGGATGTTAGATTGCTATTAAGGGCCATGGCATTCAGGACTAAGGGGCTGATCTGCTGTGCTCTGCCCTAATTAGTCTAAATCTGGACTGcagtgttcagttctgggcaccatGGCTTAGGAAGGCTATTGACAAACTTAAGATGCCCAGGGGATGGCATCCAAGAGAAGATACTTAAGTCCATGCCCAACGAGGATTAGTGGGAGGAACTAGGGACATTTAAGCTGGAAAAAACTGGGGTTGAAGGAGTGAAGAATGGaagttgtcttcaagtatttgaggaGGTCTCACATAGAAGTACAATTATTAGGCTGTCCTATTTGGTTCCAAAGAACAGGATTAGGAGCAAGGAATGCAAGTTACAAAGAGGCAATTTAGGCTGAAtgtcaggaaaaaacaaaaactaaaaaatcttcaaatattgTTCCCAAAGTGCAATGGGCTGTCTCTGGAGGGAGTGTACTATGTCAGAAAAGGGGTGTGGGGAATTTCAAGTAAAGGCCAGCTTACTACTTATCAGTATGTTGTGGTGGGGAATCTGTGGGATATGAGTTCTCTGGGGTATATTAGATAGCCAGTAACATCCCTTCCTGAACTCTGAATCAGAATTCTAGGACTTTCAGACTGGGGGGAAACCTTATTTACACCCCCACCCCCATTACCTCCACCCCTTCTCACCCCATGTTTCAAGGCCTCAGGTGCAGTCCACTTGACAGGGAGTCGGCTGGTATCCAGGCCACGTCGTTCAGCCTTAGCCAGACCAAAGTCACTGACTTTGGCCACATGATCCTCAGAGATAAGGATGTTTCGAGCAGCCAGATCACGGTGTACAAGTTTCTTACCCTCCAAGTAGTCCATGCCCTCAGCCACGTGCCTGATATAGGAaatggaggagaggggaaaggagattgGGACATTATGAGCAGGTTTTATATCAGGGTCTCCCATGCCCTGTCTCTATCTTCTTGCCAAGCACAAGACACAAAACACACACAGGATCAGattattagaactggaagggcccAAGATTACATTTAGTCTaactggctcattttacaaataggtaaATCACAGAGCAGGGACTGGATCAGAACCCAGGTAAACCAAGGCCAGGTGACAATAGTAATAAGTAACAGAGCAGGGAATGGACCAGAACCTGAGTCCTCAGCATTCTATATAACATGGCTCTCCTGGGGCCTGCAGCCTTGCCCTGGAGGGTCAGAAGCAAATGTGAGGGTTCATGCTCCCTTCCCTTCACTTACAAGGAGAACTGCAGCAACTGTGCCTTGTGGACGAGGGCACGGCCTCGGGTCCGAAGAAAATTCACCAGGTTACCCTATTGAAGGAAGATCAGTAAAGGGGGTTTCTGCAGTctctgctatttccttccccaatCCTTTCCACTTCTTTCCCCAAACCCTGAGCCTCCCcactccctttcttcttccctcagtccttccctttccatttccttccctgaACACACCGGACCTTCTCTCCTTCAGCCTTCACCCACTTCCTcaagtctttcttattcctctccatttccttttctcaacCTCTTCTATTCcctttccctaaatttttttcaccttcccccctcccccaccccacatccctctctcctttcttctccccccttccaTCATCCTCCTCCCTGCTCCCACCTCCAGATTCCACCATCCCCTTTTGGCCTGGTCCTGGGATCTGAGCAATGGGGGAGAAGTGGCTTTAGAGTGGGCTAAGGAGAGAGGAACTCAATAGGATAGCAATGGAGAGAGGCTGAATAAgctggaagagagaagaggaggtgGCACGTGCCCTCTGGGGAGAGATGGGAAGGGCAGGGCTCCAACTGACCTTGCTCATGTATTCCATGACAATGTAGAGCCCTTGATGAAGAATGACCCCCAGCAGCCGCACCAAGTTCTTGTGCTGTATCTTCCTGGGAGTGGattagaagggggaagggagttgCAAACTTATTGAGGGGAGGAAGAAGCAGAGCACAGCCATCCTGAATCCAACCCTCTcctttcacaaatgaggaaactgagttgagCCAACTTGCCCAAGCCCAGTAAACGATCGGGTGTGGGGATTGGAGGGGTGGCCTAGGAGGCCCAGATCTGGACACGGATTAGAGCCTAGAACTGCACAGGGGGACTTCCACCCTGAGCATTCTAAGACCCGAGTACCCACACCTGGGAATCTCCAGCCCTCTAAATGCTGGCTCCATTTGCTTTGCCCCACACCTGGGAACCACCTCCTTCCCCAAGCCCTGGGGATGGTGTAGGGGAAAGAAAAAGCGGGGCTTCTTTCCATGCCTTCCTAGTCGGATGCCAAGCCTTACGTCATGACAGCAGTCTCATCCAGAAAGGACTGCGCTGTGACGTCACACTTGATGTTCTTCACCGCCACCTTCTGGCCCAGATATTCCCCCTGCAACACAGCTGGGACAAGGTGTGGGCCTAAGAGGTAGCCCGACCTGACTCCAGATGGAGACTAAGCCTGGAGAAACCCCCCTGCCATTTCTCCCTCCCACACCCTGTGTCTTTCAGACTCCAGCCTTCACTTTCTCTCCTGGGCTCAGTCTTTCTGAATCTCCTCATGCCTCTGTCAGGGGGCACCGTCTGGGGAGGTAGGATGTTGTGGGGATCAGGGGCAGGGGTTACTCCTGGGAGAGAAGCTAATTCTACTTTCCAATTCATCCctctccaacacacacacacacacacacacactgactcTCTTTCAGTCTTTGTCTGtctttcactctgtctctgtcctctgtgtgtatcattgtctctgtctctgtgtctctttgtttctctgtccctctatttctatctctgtgtgtatctctgtttctagctctctctgtctctctctccttcccacttACCTCCAAACTCCCCCTCCCCAATCTGGCTGCCGAGGGTCAGCTGCTGCAGGTTCAGTAACCAACCAGCTGTAGGGAAAGAGTCCAATGAGGAAGCCCTTGAAGTGGCCTGCCCAATTCCAGATACCTCATCCACCCATCAAGGACCATCTTTTCTCCTGTCCTGTCTGTACATTCAGCCAGGCTGAACACAGGAGATGGGGACTTAAAAAAGGACTAGTCCCTGAGATCACTGCATTTGAACCCCACCGATAAATAACTCCCTCTAACAAGGCATATTAGCATCTGCTCTGCAGTTTACAAAGCCACTTTTTAAAGAGTGGTCATGGGGAcagccaggtggctcagtggatagagcaccagccctgaattcaggaggatctgagttcaaatctggtttcagacacttaacacttcctagctgtgtgaccctgggcaaatcacttaaccccagttgcctaaaaaaaaaagagtggtcaTAACCTGCCCAAGGTCACTAGTACTTAAAGCCAGTATTTAAAGTCCAGCCTTCTAGTCAGTACTGAGGGAAcagatgcaaaagaaaacagcCTGTTTTAAAGAGCTATATTCACTCTAGCTACAATAGGTTGTCTACCCATATGGATACATTATTACTACAAAAATAgtaattacaaaattacaaagccCACTTGTATGcactctcatttgattctcacaacagccctcTGGGGATTACTTCAATTTGGAGTCTgggcttttggttttgttttttaaatctaatcTCAGGAATCCATCAGGTTAGGGATTTCTTAGcgtggaaactccctccactagTTCAGATAGTCAATCCATCTATGTTACACAGCCTTAAAGAATTGCTTGAGattagttccaatggtcttgtgatagagaaagtcatctgcacccagagggaaGACTGGGGGGGGCGCTAAgtgaattttcactctttgttgttgtttgcttgaattttcttttcttttcttttttccccctttttttgatctgatttttcttgtgcaccataattgtggaaatatgtatagaagtattgcacatctttaacatatattggattacttgctacctaagggaaaggatggagaaaaaaaattgggacacaaggttttgcaagtgtgaatgttgaaaactatatattttttttgaaaataaaaaaatttaaaaaaaagaattgtctggAAGCACTGAAAGGTTAAGCTAGTTGCTCACATCCATAGTTATTGTGAATCAAAGGGACAACTAAATCTCTGGTCTTCTGGACATTCTAAGCACCGCATGATAATATTCTTGGTTGCAGGCACTGTTTtacccattttccagatgaggaaataaagaccCAGAGAAGGGAAAGTTTTTGCCTTAGTACAATGTCTGCCACTTACcaagtaataaatatttgttgacttgacttattcaaggtcacagtaagtcagaggcagagccaagactGAAACCCAATCTTCTTAAAGACATGTAGGTAGTACAGATAATgaagtactggacctggagtcagaatgacctgattcagatccagtctcagattcttactagtaGTGTGATCCTGGACTTATGTATGCCTcaagtttccccaactataaaatggagataatagtatctaactcccagtgttgttgtgagtatcaaatgagatgtttgtaacatgcttagcatagtgtttggtacatagtatgtatttaacaaatgcttgttcctcctcccttccctccctgctCAATAAGATCTTTTGTATAAGGTTTCTACTCTGTAGAGAGTTGGGGAAAAAAGATACTTCTAGATCCTTCTTTCCCTGGATTACCCCATAGTCCCCACCTTTGGCCAGCTCCTCCTCAGCTGACTTGGTTCCATGTTTCCTCTTGGGTTTCACTAGCTTTGTACAGATGGCCCCCTTGTCCTTCATGTAATGCTgaagatggatggacagatagacagatggCAGCTTAAGCTGAAACATGCTCAGGGAGTAGAAGCTATTGAGTCTCCTAGGAAAAGGAGTTTGGAGTCCCTCTACTGGGTCTAGGGGAGTGGCTATCTGACTAATTGGGAGGACTCCTAGTTCTAGCTCCCTCCTAGATGACCACTAGCCCTTAGGAAGCTGAAGAGAGGCTGGGGGAGTCAGGGGGCCTTGGTTCCCATGGACACTAGTTGCTGACGGCTGGATTGGTTTCCCTGGTAACCAAAGCTGGGCTGAGATCCCAGTTAGAATCTTGAGagatggaggggagggagggggaagagagagaaaaaaattgggggggggtaagggaagaagagaaggaagggataggagagagggagggagggaggaaagaaggaagatagagaGGGACAGAGATCAAAGATAGGAAAGTAGGAATATGCTGGAGGGTTGGAATTCCCTGAAGGATTCTCTCAGGATTGGTGAGGATAGAATTCTAGTTTCCATATAGGTTTTTGGGGAGTTGAGAGATTCCTTGGGAGGCTGAGGATTTAGAGTCTCAAGTCTACGGTCTTGGGAAACTCATAGGAGTGTGTACCCATCAAAAGAGATTCCTGGGGAGATCAATTTTTCCAAGAGACCAGATGGAGGAATGGAAGGGACCCCTAGAAATAATAGAGGGGACTGAGGGATGGTGGGATCACTAGAGGTAATGAATAGGATGAGACTGTCACACCTCAATCATGTCAATAAGGTTGTAGAAGGAGACACTCTCATCAATGGTCAGTCGTCCACCATGATGCAGCACTCGGTAGTGGACCACTTCCTGGCCATGACTGACACACAGCACATAGTCGCCTGGGTGCCGAACAGACTCCCGGACCAAGAAGAGCCCATCTTCTGCTGGCTGCAGCAAAGCTACTGCCTCCTGCCCCGAGATCTTACCATGGAACCACCTGTGGGTGAATTGGGGCAGGGCCTAGAACTGGAAGAGGAAGTCCTGGGGGGAATGGGATAAAGGGAAGGGAGAATAGGGGACTTTGGAGAATAGGAGAATAGGGTGCAAGGTACCTTGGCAAAGAATGGCAAGGCACTATGGGCATTGGGTAATGTGAATCCTGTTACCATGACAATTTGATATCAAGGACATAGTGGATACTGGAAAATAGAAACTGTGGACAATGAAACCTTGGGGCAGCGAGAGTTGTGAGCACCGAGGACTTTCTCTACTCACGGCATGAGGCTGAGCTTGGGGTCAGTGGGGATGGCCTCTCGTTCCCGAACGGCTCCAGCTGCCAACAGCCCCTCCTGGCCACTGTCATGGTGCTTAGCCCGGTACCAGCTCTTGCTCTGCCGAGGGGATGAGGCCAGAGctggtgatggagggagggaatagGAAGCTGTGCCCAGTCTTTTCCCTGAGATATACACTGGATCCTGGCTCATGGGCCGCAGACCTTCACCTCCCCAGAAGCATCCCCCAGAATGTGGGTCTCTTCCATTCCCATCTATGACCCCGCCCCTACCTCACAGGCCTCCAGGATGGTGACAACCTCGCCTTTGCGGAAGGCCAATTCCCCTGGCTTGGGCTTCATGTGTTCACACTTGGTGATGCACTGAGTGCCTGGTGTCCAGCGTCTCTGTAGCCAGAGACAGAGCCAATGGGACTCAAAGACAGAGGCCCACAAGGggcagaaagataaagaggaaaatagagacaGGGAAGGTAGATATAGGGAAAGAGAGGCAGGTATCCTGGGCATAGGGGTGGGGCAGCCAGCTGGTGGCAGACACTCACACCCAGGCTATATAGGAGAGGATAGCTCTTAACCCCAGCTTCAccatcctccctcctccccccaaaagcaCCAGGGGAAAGTCAGGTAAGTCAGTGGAAGCCAATGAGGGAACATGAGTCAACCTCAACCAAGGGGCACCCATAAGAGGGCCTGGGAGGCAGAGAAGAGCACTGAAGTTGGGAAATTCCTGGCCACAGGCTGAAGCCAGGCTTACCGTTGGCATCTTGGCTGAGACGAGGAGGATTCAGGGATTACTGGGTTTACCTGGGACAAGAGGGATGTGTGGGCAACTGGTGAGCAAGGCTTACATTCCCCAGAGCAGTTCCCCAGGATATAACAAGAAGAGAGCCTGGAAAAAGGTCCCAGAAGTCCAGTCACCCCATTCCTTCATGCATAGATATCAGTGATCCATAGATTTTATGTGTACATACTTACACATACAtgtttgtatacatgtatatgcatcaTGTacttatatatagtatgtgtgtgtgtgtgtgtgtgtgtgtgtgtgtgtgtgtgtgtgtgctgttttatagaagaagaaattgcACTGGCCCAAATACCAACAAACCTCAGTTAGATTCCCAAGTCTGCCACctatttgctgtgtgaccttgaacaagataCTTTGCTTCTCTGGAACTCAGTCTTTACAATCAGAGGATTGTACTAGATGTTCCCAAAGGACCTTCcagatctgacattctatgttctaagagcTCTTCCCAGCTCTTACATTccaggattctttttttccctcctcctgcCCTAGTTCAGCCCCTAGGACATTCCCCCTAGGAAAAGGGAACTGGAATCAAGATGAGTGGGTGATTCCAGCACCATTTGACTGAGGCATGGGGAGAGGAATGGGAGTCAGAGGTTTAGTTTCTACTctgttcttcccctttctcttacaAGTTATATggtggagtgggggaaggggggaagccGGGGAAAGGGGACAGTGAGAGGGTGGAAGGAATGACTCAAAGTCATTTCTAAGTATTTGAAGCCACATAGAAGATATTGGCCAGCAGGTCAGGGTTCTCCCCTTGATCTCTACAGTTGGAGGGCCTGAGGTTTTCAGCCTTAGCTCCTATGGTGCACCTGAAGGTTCATATCTGTTCTCTGATCCTTCATCCCCCAGTCCACATCTCCTTCTCATCTTCAGGACTTTTTAGCATCTATGACTTTGATCGCAGCCCTGGCTAGAAGGCCAATCGCCCCCCTGAAGGGTGCTGGTTCACTTCTTGGCAGAGGACATTTGAGGGTACCTCAGCCTCAGTTGGGAGCACAGGCTCAAAGGACCCCAGAACAgatttcagaagaggaaactggcaCCCTGGGGTTAAGGTATGGCTCAGAGGGACTCGACTCCTTTGGGGCTCTCCATGGTTCCCTAGCTTTAGCAGAGGTGCCTAATCAACCTCATATTTTCCAACCCACTCTGTTCACAGTGACAGTTTAAAGGAGCAGCACCAGAGAagcttttggggagggggagcccTCTGTGTCCTAAAATTCTAAGGTTTAGAAGGCTGGAATGGCTTTCAACTTATTTGTTGAGGAGAGATtattcccaccccacccccacccccaggctATGCACTCAGAGAGATCTTTGGGTTCAAACACCTCTGCAAAAGTGCAAATGGACACACATTTAGCCAACAAGAAAGCTAGGCACACAGCACATATGTTCTCAGAGGCCCGCACTCCACCCCATACACCTGAGAACACGGTAAACAGCCCTCCTGGCCATGTATGCACAAGGTACGCCCTGCATATGTCTATTACACACCCAAGAGAACTCATCAATAACTACCCCTCCCCCTTCCGTTCTCACCGCTCGGATGGTCAGGGCTCACCCCAAGAACAGACCCACCAAGCTGCCCACCCGGGATCGGCCACGGGGGAACATAAGCTCACCCACCATTTATTACACAGGCTGGCCCACTCGCGAAATGTCAGGCTCAGAGCCTGAGGCCAGCCTCACACAGCAGCTCACACACGCACACCCTGGCAGTCACACACGGCGACTGTCACAGACTTGGAGCCACACACAGCGATTGTCGTACTCGAACAGCACAATCTGTGCCGTTCTCGCCACCCCCGCGTTCGAGCGCAGGCTCAGCTGCCTCCAGACCCCACCGTGCCGCCCGGAGCTCACCTTCCCCCCTCGCCCAGCGGTGGCCAGGGCTTGGGATGGGGACGGGGACCGGGCTGGGGATGAGGATGGCTCTGGGAACAGACTCCAGGCCCCCTGGCAGGCACGCTTGCCCATGGTGGGAGGACGAGGAGCGGGTGAGGGTCAGTCTCCGGACCCCGCGCGCACCCCCCCGGCCCCCAGCATAGCATCCCGCCGGACTCACCTGCCCAGCCTGGGCCGCCGGGGCTCCGGACCGCGCGGGACAGCACCGGGTGGGATGGGAGGGGGCACGACGCGGACAGCGCCAGGCTGGGCAGCTGGGGCCCCGCTCCCGGCTCCTCTCCTGCCTAGCCCCTTACCTTCCCCGGGACTAGTGGGGGGCCCCAGCCGTGAGCATCGCGCTCCGTGGTAGCCACAGCCGCACAACTTGTGGCAagttcctctgtttcctcattttctcccccccaccccccgccaCCCCTCCCTGGGTGGAAAGGGGCGGTGGCGCTGCAGCCTGGAGGAGGCCCTCTCCG
This sequence is a window from Sminthopsis crassicaudata isolate SCR6 chromosome 1, ASM4859323v1, whole genome shotgun sequence. Protein-coding genes within it:
- the MATK gene encoding megakaryocyte-associated tyrosine-protein kinase, encoding MPTRRWTPGTQCITKCEHMKPKPGELAFRKGEVVTILEACESKSWYRAKHHDSGQEGLLAAGAVREREAIPTDPKLSLMPWFHGKISGQEAVALLQPAEDGLFLVRESVRHPGDYVLCVSHGQEVVHYRVLHHGGRLTIDESVSFYNLIDMIEHYMKDKGAICTKLVKPKRKHGTKSAEEELAKAGWLLNLQQLTLGSQIGEGEFGAVLQGEYLGQKVAVKNIKCDVTAQSFLDETAVMTKIQHKNLVRLLGVILHQGLYIVMEYMSKGNLVNFLRTRGRALVHKAQLLQFSLHVAEGMDYLEGKKLVHRDLAARNILISEDHVAKVSDFGLAKAERRGLDTSRLPVKWTAPEALKHGKFSSKSDVWSFGILLWEVFSYGRAPYPKMSLKEVSEAVEQGYRMQPPEGCPANVYALMGSCWEAEPTRRPTFRKLLEKLTKELRSTATEPVPEGSSAGPQSLQEP